Genomic segment of Arachis hypogaea cultivar Tifrunner chromosome 11, arahy.Tifrunner.gnm2.J5K5, whole genome shotgun sequence:
aaaaaataagaacctTTAAAAATTCGGTTATAATCGTAAAATATTTCAAATAGGAAAACATTTCAACAGTATCTTAAAATCTTGAAATGTTGTTAAGATTGTTTTAATATTGAAATTAGTTACACATCACAGATTTTTTCTATATAAATTTATAAGGTTTGACTTCAAGAATTAAAATctcattattattaattattctggATATTTTCTTTCAGAGATGGCTAAGGTATCAATGTTGTTTTCCTTTCTTCTGGGTTTGGTGCTCCTTTCCCAAGCACATGGAAGTGGCGAGAAGATTGGGTTTTATGAACTTAGAAGAGGAGATTTTGAGATGAGAGTCACGAATTATGGTGCTACCGTTCTATCTGTTGTGCTTCCTGATAGAAATGGTTTCTTCCCCTATCTAATTTTTCTTAATtgtcaattttcaattttcattatttttatttaatatatttaataataattctcgGTCACACTATAACTTAATAATTTTCTGCGCAGGAAATTTGGCTGATGTTGTTCTTGGTTACGATTCTATTAAGTCTTATGCGGTATTATACTATTCTGACGTTGTTCTTGGTTACGATTTATTATTGGCGAGCTAATTCATAAGcggaaaaaagttaaaaaattaagtaattaaaataaaacgtGTTCTTTATGTGCCGTTGGTTCTCTATCACTTCCGattcaatattattttattctatatatccAAGTTTCGTTGATTAattgaatatttaatttttttaactgatCTAATTTTATGGTGCTGCATTTTGAATGCTTTCTCAAAATCTAAAATGTGTTATAAAGTGATTACTACTCATTGTTACACACATAATCTGTGAAAGAGTAAGGTTagataatcaatttttttaaaaattattttacttatgttaaatttaaattttaaatcataaattgttaatcttaaattttaattataaaaattaaaattaatttcttatattttctCTCTTTCCGAAATTCATAGAGGCAGTGAAATTTTGTTGTAGAATGATACAACTTACTTTGGAGGGCTCATCGGACGAGTGGCAAATAGAATCGGAAATGCTGAATTCACTTTGGATGGCAAAACCTACAAATTGCCAGCTAATGATCATGGCAACACACTCCACGGTAATCATatatgtgcatatttttattttcatattatttttaataattattatatatagctATCAAAGGAATTGCTCACTTATAATATCAATTGTACAATTTGAATTCATATGTGTTGTAATCTTCTTAGGCGGTTTCAAAGGGTTCAATAATGTTATTTGGACTGTAACATCCTACAAGAGAGACAGTCACATAACATTCCACTACAACAGTTATGACAATGAGCAAGGTATGTAACTCATCCTTGAAATTTAGGTAGAGTTCATGATTTAGAGTGTAATACTTTATTCAATGGTTAATCAATCTTTTATACATGtttttatttaatcaaattaCTTAGTATGTTtaaaaaaacaattaataaaaaataatagtgttAAAAGCAagcataatttattctttttgatAAGCATTTAgccatcaaaatatttttataaacttatattaataaaaaagtcTAAATTTACTAATAGATTGAGTGTCGGTTAAAATTGTTGaccaatttaaataaaaattgctGGACCTAaatgtttttcaataaaaaattgtgaaaaataatATGATTACGTATTCGTGGAAAGATAGTAGTAAGTATTGGcatctattatatattacataaaaaCTCGAAATTGTTATTGTAGGATTTCCTGGAAAACTTGAGGTGGATGTGACTTACATGTTGATGGATACAAACAAATTGGTTGTGAAAATGATTGCAAAAGCAATAGACAAAGACACACCGGTGAACTTAGCACAGCATACATACTGGAATATGAGAGGCCACAACACAGGCGACGTTCTTTCGCACAGAGTTCAAATCTTTGCATCCAAAATCACTCCGGTCAACGAAAAACTCATCCCTACCGGAAACCTTCAATCCGTGAAGGGCACTCCATACGACTTCCGTCGGCCAAAGGAAGTCGGAAAACAGATCGACGATCTGCCCGGTCTCTACGATATCAACTTCGCCGTAGACAGGAAAAGCAAGAAACACTTGAACAAAGTTGCCGTAGTGAGGGATCCAGTGTCCGGGAGGCAAATGGAGTTGTGGTCAAACCAGGTTGGAGTGCAGTTCTACACAAGTGGAATGTTGAATAACACCATTGGAGGCAAGGATGGTGCTGTTTACAAAAAGCATGCTGGTATTGCTTTGGAGACACAGGGGTTTCCTGATTCTGTTAATCATCCGAATTTTCCTTCTCAAATTGTTCGTCCTGGACAGATTTATCAACACTACATGGTTTATAGGTTCACTGCTTATTAATTAAATGGAGAAAGTATGTTAGTATAAATGATATATAAAACTATAAATTACGAATTAGTTTGGTTCTTTTGGGTTTAATTATATGCAAATTAGGATAAGGAGACTTTTTGTGCTTAGGTTCATGTTCATCATCACAGACTATATTCTTTTGTGATGCCTTTCACTAAAAGAAAACTGTGAAATAACGAAAAAAATTTACCAATAAATTTATTATCGTCAAATTTTATATCGGATAAATTCTTTATTGATAATTATTTATTGGGCAGATTTACTCTTCTGATGGTAGTTTGTGGTAAAATTAGCGGCAAATTTTACTATAAGgtgacaaaattttcctaatagTTATATAATTTCCAACTTTGGCACCATGTGTTATGATTCTACGCCACGTTGCTGCCGGATTTTTCCGCCGtcgaattattaaaataaatactacGGACGATAGCTTTATCTTTTTAGactcaatattcaataattaataattaatagtcaaatcctaattaataaaagtcaaataataatttatctgAAAATAATGATCTATATATAATGTAAAATATCAAGTATATAGAATGAAAActtgaaagaaataaaatgttatcaaataaatcaaaataaagtcTTAATGACTACGAGTCCTGATAGTCATCGTCGTCATCATTCTCCTGGTCTTCTAAAGCAGCGGTTTAGGTGGTGTCGGTGCCTGTCCTGACTCCTGCGCAAAAGAAGAGGAGCCGCCTCTAGTAGCGCCACTGTCACTGGCGCGTACCTGCTCATAGTACACCGCCATCTGTCTTCGCATCCGTTGAATCTGCTCCAGCTCCCACTAGAGCTCCTCCTTTAGGGACTTTGTCTCTGCGTTGCGAGGATTTTGTTATATCTCTCCTCAGACTGATGCAGCTGCTGATCCTGGTTTCTGAAGGCTCTAGGTGAGGCCAAGAACCTGCTCCTGCAAATCGATGACCTCGAGATCGGCAGGGCTGGTGGCTGAGGCAGATGAAGCCCTTAAGGTGGAGGTGCAGAGGTTGTCGGCAAAAAATGACCCCAACCTATAGACATGATTCCTATACGACTTAGATGTGGTCTCACGCCACACCGCATCAGGATCGACAATAGAAGCAGCAGAGTTGTTGTCGTCCTTCCCACTCTACTGAGATTGCTGGGTCACGGCCTACAACCTCTGCGTGTAGGATTCTTACATATCACATTATATGCAAAAGTGATTAGGACGACAATTAATTGAAAACAAATATATGTTATGATTTAAACCATGACGTTTACTCACATAATAATCCTGAGACCGCTGATCGGCAAATCTCTCATTTTTCTCCTTCAAGGTGTGAGTATACTTGAAGATCTCTGAGGTCGTTGCCTCATGATCTAACTACCTAGACTCCACATATTGAAACAATAGATTAAATCAAGTGATAAGTATATTATACTGATCAGTATACTTGGATGACCTGGTCGATGCGCTGTTGGTCCTGTTTGTGGCTTGGAGACGCCTGAATCCCTCATCAGTCACCCAATAGACGTAGAGGGCCTTCTTAACGTTTGGGTGGA
This window contains:
- the LOC112724028 gene encoding uncharacterized protein, translating into MAKVSMLFSFLLGLVLLSQAHGSGEKIGFYELRRGDFEMRVTNYGATVLSVVLPDRNGNLADVVLGYDSIKSYANDTTYFGGLIGRVANRIGNAEFTLDGKTYKLPANDHGNTLHGGFKGFNNVIWTVTSYKRDSHITFHYNSYDNEQGFPGKLEVDVTYMLMDTNKLVVKMIAKAIDKDTPVNLAQHTYWNMRGHNTGDVLSHRVQIFASKITPVNEKLIPTGNLQSVKGTPYDFRRPKEVGKQIDDLPGLYDINFAVDRKSKKHLNKVAVVRDPVSGRQMELWSNQVGVQFYTSGMLNNTIGGKDGAVYKKHAGIALETQGFPDSVNHPNFPSQIVRPGQIYQHYMVYRFTAY